Proteins found in one Brevibacillus brevis genomic segment:
- the cysC gene encoding adenylyl-sulfate kinase, whose translation MSREGTANIVWHPTTVTKQDRQKRAGHKSCVLWFTGLSGAGKSTLANAVEHELHQRGVASYVLDGDNIRHGLNRGLGFGAEDRRENIRRIGEVAKLFVEAGVITLTAFISPYREDRELARNLVEAGEFIEVYVKCSLDECERRDVKGLYQKARSGEIGQFTGISAPYEEPVQAELVIESDKQTIEEAVQIVLTYLEKHKIL comes from the coding sequence ATGAGTAGAGAGGGTACCGCGAATATCGTATGGCATCCGACGACGGTAACGAAACAAGACCGACAGAAGCGTGCGGGCCACAAAAGCTGTGTCTTATGGTTTACGGGGCTGTCTGGTGCTGGCAAATCAACGTTGGCGAATGCAGTCGAGCATGAGCTTCATCAAAGAGGGGTAGCCAGTTACGTGCTGGATGGTGACAATATACGTCACGGCTTAAACCGGGGATTGGGGTTTGGGGCAGAGGATAGACGGGAAAATATTCGCCGAATTGGCGAGGTCGCGAAGCTGTTCGTAGAGGCAGGCGTGATTACCTTGACGGCATTTATCTCTCCCTATCGGGAAGACCGGGAGCTTGCGCGTAATCTGGTAGAAGCTGGGGAATTCATCGAGGTATATGTAAAATGTTCATTGGATGAGTGTGAGCGCCGAGATGTAAAGGGACTGTATCAAAAAGCGAGAAGCGGGGAGATTGGTCAGTTTACGGGGATATCAGCACCGTATGAAGAGCCTGTTCAAGCGGAGTTGGTCATTGAGAGCGACAAGCAGACCATTGAAGAAGCTGTCCAGATTGTCCTTACATACCTGGAAAAGCACAAGATTCTCTAG